The stretch of DNA GTGTTCTGCCTGATAAGAGGCAGAAGATCTCCATGTTTTTCCACTGTGTGATCGCGCATAAGAACATCATCGAACAGCGGAAGAATCATTCCGAGTGACGCGCCGCTGAACAGAGCGAAGAGTATCATGCACAGCATGGCGCCCGTCATCCACTTCCAATAGGGACGCACATACGATAGAATTCTGAATACGGTACTTTTCTTTTTCATAGTAAACACTATCTTTGCCATAAATCAAGTTCAGGTCAAGTAAAAGAGACTGGAACAAGACCGGCGGTATTGGGTATATTACATGTGAAGATACTCATTCCTACCCTGAAAGGTGTAGTTTTTTGACCGGAAGAATTGTAACAGCCAAACGGACGAAAAAGGATCCAAGGTCCGATTCTGAGCTTATGATCGACCTCTGCAAAGGCGATGAAGACGCTTTCTCCGAAGTCATCAGAAGATTCCAGGCTCCTATTTTCTCCCTGCTCATAAGAATGCTTGGAAACGAGGAAGATGCCCAGGAGATGCTTCAGCTCACTTTCTGCAGGGTTTACAGGTACAAAGACAAATTCGACCCTGAAAGAAAACTGGTAAACTGGATATTCACCATCGCCAGCAACCTGGCAAAAAAGGAATGGCGGAGAAGGTCCAGATGGGTCAATGTTCCGCTTGAACATGTAAATCTGACAAGCTCAGGAAAGACAGCACCACATTACAACGCCGGCAGAATTGAGCTTAAGGCATCGATAGAGGAAGCCGTAGACAGGCTCGCTCCCCATTACCGTGAACCATTCATTCTCCGGGAACAGGAACAGATGTCTTACGAGGATATCTCGGATATACTCAATATCCGCCTGGGAACTGTGAAATCAAGGATCAATCGCGCAAGGGCAAAACTGAGAGAGTTGCTCGATGAAGTATGGGAAGAGTGGAAATGAACTGTACAAAAGCTCTCAAGATAGTTAGCCTTGTTATTGATGGAGAAGCGACCGAATTCCAGAGAAGGCTTCTTGATTTTCATCTTCTAGGTTGCAGTTCCTGCAGAAAAGCCATCCGAATGTCCCGTGATATTTCCAAGATCGCCGGAAATCTGTCGGCACCCATGCTGCCCGTAAACCTTGAAA from Candidatus Aegiribacteria sp. encodes:
- a CDS encoding RNA polymerase sigma factor, whose protein sequence is MTGRIVTAKRTKKDPRSDSELMIDLCKGDEDAFSEVIRRFQAPIFSLLIRMLGNEEDAQEMLQLTFCRVYRYKDKFDPERKLVNWIFTIASNLAKKEWRRRSRWVNVPLEHVNLTSSGKTAPHYNAGRIELKASIEEAVDRLAPHYREPFILREQEQMSYEDISDILNIRLGTVKSRINRARAKLRELLDEVWEEWK